A genomic region of Denticeps clupeoides chromosome 9, fDenClu1.1, whole genome shotgun sequence contains the following coding sequences:
- the galnt13 gene encoding polypeptide N-acetylgalactosaminyltransferase 13 isoform X1: MRRFVYCKVVLTTSLVWVLVDVLLLLYFSECNKCDDRKDRSLLPALRAVISRAHEGPGEMGKPVIVPKEDQEKMKDLFKINQFNLMASDMIALNRSLPDVRLDGCKTKVHPDELPNTSVVIVFHNEAWSTLLRTVHSVISRSPRHLLVEILLVDDASERDFLKKKLEDYVRNLEVPVRILRMEQRSGLIRARLRGAAATRGQVITFLDAHCECTVGWLEPLLARIKEDRKSVVCPIIDVISDETFEYMAGSDMTYGGFNWKLNFRWYPVPQREMDRRKGDRTLPVRTPTMAGGLFSIDRTYFEEIGTYDPGMDIWGGENLEMSFRIWQCGGSLEIVTCSHVGHVFRKATPYSFPGGTGQVINKNNRRLAEVWMDEFKDFFYIISPGVMRVDYGDVSSRKTLRESLHCKPFSWYLENIYPDSQIPRRYYSLGEIRNVETNQCMDNMGRKENEKVGFFNCHGMGGNQVFSYTADKEIRTDDLCLDVSRLNGPVVMLKCHHMKGNQMFEYDAEYVGKWDYDFEKHTFLHIITQSCLTISRLEDGTYGPTVEYCDNSPLQTWVLRNYSRMEVIKKVYYSPTDYFL; encoded by the exons ATGCGGCGCTTCGTCTACTGCAAGGTGGTGCTGACCACGTCCCTGGTGTGGGTGCTGGTggacgtgctgctgctgctctacTTCAGCGAGTGCAACAAGTGCGACGACAGGAAGGACCGCTCGCTCCTGCCCGCCCTGAGAG CCGTCATATCTCGAGCCCATGAAGGTCCAGGTGAAATGGGGAAGCCAGTCATTGTCCCCAAGGAGGaccaggagaagatgaaggaccTCTTCAAGATCAACCAGTTCAACCTGATGGCCAGCGACATGATTGCGCTCAACAGGAGCCTGCCTGATGTTAGGCTGGACGG TTGTAAAACCAAGGTGCACCCTGATGAACTGCCCAACACCAGTGTGGTCATTGTTTTCCACAATGAGGCGTGGAGCACTCTGCTGCGGACCGTCCACAGCGTCATCAGTCGCTCCCCTCGCCACCTTCTTGTGGAGATCCTGCTGGTGGACGATGCCAGTGAGAGAG ACTTCCTGAAAAAGAAGCTGGAGGACTATGTGCGCAACCTGGAGgtgccggtccggatcctgcGGATGGAGCAGCGCTCCGGGCTGATCCGGGCACGGCTGCGGGGGGCCGCCGCCACGCGAGGGCAGGTCATAACCTTTCTGGATGCCCACTGCGAGTGCACCGTGGGCTGGCTGGAGCCGCTGCTGGCCAGGATCAAAGAGGACCG GAAGTCGGTGGTGTGCCCCATAATCGACGTCATCAGCGACGAGACGTTCGAGTACATGGCCGGCTCGGACATGACGTACGGGGGCTTCAACTGGAAGCTGAACTTCAGGTGGTACCCGGTCCCTCAGAGGGAGATGGACCGACGTAAGGGGGACCGGACCCTCCCCGTCAG AACTCCCACTATGGCTGGCGGCCTGTTCTCCATTGACCGGACGTACTTTGAGGAAATTGGCACCTACGATCCAGGAATGGATATTTGGGGAGGAGAGAATCTGGAAATGTCTTTCCGA ATTTGGCAGTGCGGGGGCTCTCTGGAGATCGTCACATGTTCACACGTGGGCCACGTGTTCCGCAAGGCCACGCCGTACAGCTTCCCGGGCGGCACGGGCCAAGTCATCAACAAGAACAACAGGCGCTTGGCCGAGGTGTGGATGGACGAGTTCAAAGATTTCTTCTACATCATATCACCAG GGGTGATGCGCGTGGATTATGGTGACGTCTCGTCCCGTAAGACTCTGCGGGAGTCCCTGCACTGCAAACCCTTCTCCTGGTACCTGGAGAACATCTACCCTGACTCCCAGATCCCCAGGAGATACTACTCCCTCGGAGAG ATCAGAAACGTGGAGACCAACCAGTGCATGGACAACATGGGGCGAAAAGAGAATGAGAAAGTGGGATTCTTCAACTGTCATGGGATGGGCGGAAATCAG GTTTTTTCCTACACTGCGGATAAGGAGATCAGGACCGACGACCTCTGCCTGGACGTCTCTCGTCTGAACGGGCCAGTGGTCATGCTTAAATGTCACCACATGAAGGGAAACCAGATGTTTGAATATGATGCAGAG TATGTTGGCAAGTGGGATTATGATTTTGAG AAGCACACCTTCCTCCACATCATTACCCAGTCGTGCCTGACCATCAGTCGGCTAGAGGACGGAACCTACGGCCCCACGGTGGAGTACTGCGACAACAGCCCTCTGCAGACATGGGTGCTACGGAACTACAGCCGGATGGAAGTGATCAAGAAGGTCTATTACAGTCCCACCGACTACTTCCTATAG
- the galnt13 gene encoding polypeptide N-acetylgalactosaminyltransferase 13 isoform X2, whose translation MRRFVYCKVVLTTSLVWVLVDVLLLLYFSECNKCDDRKDRSLLPALRAVISRAHEGPGEMGKPVIVPKEDQEKMKDLFKINQFNLMASDMIALNRSLPDVRLDGCKTKVHPDELPNTSVVIVFHNEAWSTLLRTVHSVISRSPRHLLVEILLVDDASERDFLKKKLEDYVRNLEVPVRILRMEQRSGLIRARLRGAAATRGQVITFLDAHCECTVGWLEPLLARIKEDRKSVVCPIIDVISDETFEYMAGSDMTYGGFNWKLNFRWYPVPQREMDRRKGDRTLPVRTPTMAGGLFSIDRTYFEEIGTYDPGMDIWGGENLEMSFRIWQCGGSLEIVTCSHVGHVFRKATPYSFPGGTGQVINKNNRRLAEVWMDEFKDFFYIISPGVMRVDYGDVSSRKTLRESLHCKPFSWYLENIYPDSQIPRRYYSLGEIRNVETNQCMDNMGRKENEKVGFFNCHGMGGNQVFSYTADKEIRTDDLCLDVSRLNGPVVMLKCHHMKGNQMFEYDAERLTLLHVNSNQCLDMPSEEDKMVPTLRDCNGSRSQQWILRNMTLSV comes from the exons ATGCGGCGCTTCGTCTACTGCAAGGTGGTGCTGACCACGTCCCTGGTGTGGGTGCTGGTggacgtgctgctgctgctctacTTCAGCGAGTGCAACAAGTGCGACGACAGGAAGGACCGCTCGCTCCTGCCCGCCCTGAGAG CCGTCATATCTCGAGCCCATGAAGGTCCAGGTGAAATGGGGAAGCCAGTCATTGTCCCCAAGGAGGaccaggagaagatgaaggaccTCTTCAAGATCAACCAGTTCAACCTGATGGCCAGCGACATGATTGCGCTCAACAGGAGCCTGCCTGATGTTAGGCTGGACGG TTGTAAAACCAAGGTGCACCCTGATGAACTGCCCAACACCAGTGTGGTCATTGTTTTCCACAATGAGGCGTGGAGCACTCTGCTGCGGACCGTCCACAGCGTCATCAGTCGCTCCCCTCGCCACCTTCTTGTGGAGATCCTGCTGGTGGACGATGCCAGTGAGAGAG ACTTCCTGAAAAAGAAGCTGGAGGACTATGTGCGCAACCTGGAGgtgccggtccggatcctgcGGATGGAGCAGCGCTCCGGGCTGATCCGGGCACGGCTGCGGGGGGCCGCCGCCACGCGAGGGCAGGTCATAACCTTTCTGGATGCCCACTGCGAGTGCACCGTGGGCTGGCTGGAGCCGCTGCTGGCCAGGATCAAAGAGGACCG GAAGTCGGTGGTGTGCCCCATAATCGACGTCATCAGCGACGAGACGTTCGAGTACATGGCCGGCTCGGACATGACGTACGGGGGCTTCAACTGGAAGCTGAACTTCAGGTGGTACCCGGTCCCTCAGAGGGAGATGGACCGACGTAAGGGGGACCGGACCCTCCCCGTCAG AACTCCCACTATGGCTGGCGGCCTGTTCTCCATTGACCGGACGTACTTTGAGGAAATTGGCACCTACGATCCAGGAATGGATATTTGGGGAGGAGAGAATCTGGAAATGTCTTTCCGA ATTTGGCAGTGCGGGGGCTCTCTGGAGATCGTCACATGTTCACACGTGGGCCACGTGTTCCGCAAGGCCACGCCGTACAGCTTCCCGGGCGGCACGGGCCAAGTCATCAACAAGAACAACAGGCGCTTGGCCGAGGTGTGGATGGACGAGTTCAAAGATTTCTTCTACATCATATCACCAG GGGTGATGCGCGTGGATTATGGTGACGTCTCGTCCCGTAAGACTCTGCGGGAGTCCCTGCACTGCAAACCCTTCTCCTGGTACCTGGAGAACATCTACCCTGACTCCCAGATCCCCAGGAGATACTACTCCCTCGGAGAG ATCAGAAACGTGGAGACCAACCAGTGCATGGACAACATGGGGCGAAAAGAGAATGAGAAAGTGGGATTCTTCAACTGTCATGGGATGGGCGGAAATCAG GTTTTTTCCTACACTGCGGATAAGGAGATCAGGACCGACGACCTCTGCCTGGACGTCTCTCGTCTGAACGGGCCAGTGGTCATGCTTAAATGTCACCACATGAAGGGAAACCAGATGTTTGAATATGATGCAGAG
- the LOC114796751 gene encoding protein reprimo A-like, translating to MNSTAFNHTDAGFNRTEEILSCCNFTSVVTDDGFLAAAPDERSLFIMRVVQIAVMCVLSLTVVFGIFFLGCNLLIKSEGMINFLVTDRRPSKEVEAVIVGSY from the coding sequence ATGAATTCTACAGCCTTCAACCACACGGACGCCGGCTTCAACCGGACCGAGGAGATCCTGTCGTGCTGCAACTTCACGTCGGTGGTGACCGACGACGGGTTCCTGGCCGCGGCTCCCGACGAGCGGAGTCTCTTCATCATGCGCGTAGTGCAGATCGCGGTGATGTGCGTGCTGTCGCTCACCGTCGTCTTCGGCATCTTCTTCCTGGGCTGCAACCTGCTCATCAAGTCGGAGGGCATGATCAACTTTCTGGTGACGGACCGCAGGCCCTCCAAGGAGGTGGAGGCGGTCATAGTCGGCTCGTACTGA